Proteins encoded within one genomic window of Rossellomorea vietnamensis:
- a CDS encoding ATP-binding protein codes for MSIVKDFLLQLTLMIIPIFSYFTFILEKVKNDRTIKMFVALLWGVSIVLCMSFPVEYAGGDRLDLRFIPLLLGTLYLGMWPGLFLSALIIFYRMTSGITMGLYTTILVLVITLPVILYVQRMFMREKKDRRVMIATGLSFLYCLCGMTVFSLMNGISLPVLKVQGIHLLFTVAVTCFCTVLIEKIRETHQLRLEVQDAEKFRMISELTSVFAHEIRNPMQVTRGFLQLLDEPDLPHHKKEYIKVSIEELDRANEIINDFLAFGKPSMNTYGTINVGEQLKRVTTLIQTFSINQQVEFKSDVADDCWIKANPQKLNQSLINILKNAVESMPDGGTVWIACHSSEDGHIRITIKDQGIGMNPKQVDRLGSPYYSLKEKGTGLGMMVSYQIIRSFKGRITVESEEGVGTEFVIEFPRVET; via the coding sequence ATGAGTATAGTGAAAGATTTCCTGCTGCAGCTCACCCTCATGATCATACCGATATTCAGTTATTTCACCTTTATTCTGGAAAAAGTAAAGAATGACCGCACAATCAAGATGTTCGTAGCCCTATTGTGGGGAGTGTCCATCGTGTTATGTATGTCATTTCCAGTGGAATATGCGGGAGGAGACCGCCTCGATTTACGATTTATTCCGCTCCTTCTCGGGACATTGTACCTCGGGATGTGGCCGGGGTTATTTCTGTCCGCCCTGATTATATTCTATCGCATGACCTCGGGAATCACCATGGGACTCTATACGACAATCCTTGTTCTCGTTATCACCCTGCCTGTCATTTTGTACGTTCAACGAATGTTTATGCGGGAGAAAAAGGATCGAAGAGTGATGATTGCAACGGGATTATCTTTCCTATATTGCCTCTGTGGCATGACGGTGTTCAGTCTTATGAATGGAATCTCACTCCCCGTTTTGAAAGTACAGGGTATCCATCTTCTTTTTACCGTGGCCGTTACCTGTTTCTGTACGGTATTAATTGAAAAAATCCGCGAGACCCATCAGCTGAGGCTAGAGGTCCAGGATGCGGAGAAATTCAGGATGATCAGTGAGCTGACCAGTGTGTTTGCCCATGAAATCCGAAACCCCATGCAGGTGACCCGTGGCTTTCTTCAGCTACTCGATGAGCCGGATTTGCCTCATCATAAAAAAGAATATATTAAGGTGTCTATTGAAGAATTGGACCGCGCCAATGAAATCATCAACGACTTCCTGGCGTTCGGCAAGCCCTCCATGAATACATACGGGACCATCAATGTCGGTGAACAGTTAAAGAGAGTCACCACGCTCATTCAAACATTCAGCATAAACCAGCAGGTGGAGTTCAAATCCGATGTAGCGGATGACTGCTGGATTAAAGCAAATCCTCAAAAGCTGAACCAGTCCCTAATCAATATCCTGAAAAATGCTGTGGAATCCATGCCCGATGGTGGAACCGTCTGGATCGCCTGTCATTCATCCGAAGACGGACACATCAGGATCACCATCAAAGACCAGGGAATCGGCATGAACCCGAAACAAGTCGACCGCCTCGGCTCTCCCTATTATTCTCTCAAAGAAAAGGGTACCGGGCTCGGGATGATGGTCAGCTATCAAATCATCCGTTCCTTCAAAGGGCGAATCACAGTGGAAAGTGAAGAAGGGGTCGGTACTGAGTTTGTCATTGAATTTCCGCGTGTTGAAACGTGA
- a CDS encoding kinase, with translation MAIDQVMRTLFAHYTRRSSTNRPFIVGVDGLGGSGKTTLARKVQQAFMFAKCDAVILHMDDFIVEKSERYGTGYEEWYEYYALQWNVEQLRKELFQRLHGDFNSITLPFYESNTDSVVPRNIQIDGVKVVLIEGVFLQRKEWRNFFDFVIFLDCPPELRTERVIGRDTYLGDERARVEKYKRRYWLAEDHYLLHENPAGQADYIGRI, from the coding sequence ATGGCCATTGATCAAGTGATGCGTACATTATTCGCACATTATACAAGACGCTCTTCGACCAACCGTCCCTTCATCGTCGGGGTCGATGGCTTGGGTGGTTCGGGGAAGACGACCCTTGCCAGAAAGGTGCAACAAGCATTCATGTTTGCAAAGTGTGACGCGGTCATCCTTCACATGGACGACTTCATTGTGGAAAAGAGCGAACGATATGGAACAGGGTACGAGGAATGGTATGAATACTACGCCCTTCAGTGGAATGTTGAACAGCTTCGGAAAGAGCTTTTCCAAAGGTTACATGGAGACTTTAACTCTATCACCTTACCTTTTTATGAATCCAATACGGACTCAGTTGTACCGAGAAACATTCAGATTGACGGGGTGAAGGTGGTCCTGATTGAAGGCGTCTTCCTGCAGCGGAAGGAATGGCGCAATTTCTTTGACTTTGTGATTTTTCTAGACTGTCCACCCGAACTCAGAACCGAAAGAGTCATCGGCCGGGACACCTATCTCGGGGATGAGCGGGCCAGGGTCGAGAAGTATAAGAGAAGATACTGGCTTGCGGAGGACCATTATCTTCTTCACGAAAATCCGGCCGGACAGGCAGACTATATTGGAAGAATCTAA
- a CDS encoding nucleoside deaminase: protein MRNDRFFLELALEEAEKALNDQTYPVGAVIVDENQNIISTGRNRVHSHQDATAHAEMDAIRNAGSSIFKAKIEGETLTIYTTVEPCLMCTGGILFSKIRRVVWLLNDGERFGGYKRVNAAGIFERKLNEVDVLEEPYADLKVKQLELMRRWEENPNHVVNLRKTFKKGG from the coding sequence ATGCGCAACGATCGATTCTTTCTGGAATTGGCGCTTGAGGAAGCCGAAAAAGCATTAAACGATCAGACGTATCCGGTAGGGGCTGTCATCGTGGATGAAAATCAGAACATCATCTCCACAGGGAGAAACCGTGTCCATTCTCACCAGGATGCAACGGCCCATGCAGAAATGGATGCCATCCGAAATGCCGGTTCGTCCATATTCAAAGCGAAAATAGAAGGTGAGACATTAACGATCTACACTACTGTGGAACCGTGTCTCATGTGCACCGGCGGGATCCTTTTCTCTAAAATCAGGAGAGTAGTGTGGCTGCTGAATGATGGGGAAAGATTTGGCGGATATAAGAGAGTTAACGCTGCCGGCATCTTTGAACGAAAACTTAACGAAGTCGACGTACTGGAAGAGCCGTATGCCGATTTGAAGGTGAAGCAGCTCGAACTTATGAGAAGGTGGGAGGAGAATCCCAATCATGTAGTGAACTTGAGGAAAACATTCAAAAAGGGAGGATGA
- a CDS encoding PhoX family protein, which translates to MKKRLSIGLSMALLASSSLTAMAHDNGEHEKKKDSHKKIESVVFSSMKAPDTIKNMVKTYTTATVKVTYKDGTVKELPLNYDQLYLSKDKIVSNKGEMIPAGTPIDVNGDPIMDTSVPTDPSYFISDAPDSNSLLTKGNKSFMISHFEYDSQNNAGEEISGLPASMTLSELDQDKKSGKLSVKEAHKIDFSSVDGLWNPCNGSTTDWGTHLGSEEYEPDAREFANKESDAYKEVSNFAKYYFNDESKANPYNYGWIPEISVSHDGEPSVVKHYSTGRFSHEMMQVLPDNKTALFGDDGGNTMMFMYVADKAEDFSAGTLYAAKFEQTGTEKGGSGDLNWIKLGHGSDKEISDIIDSGVTFNDIFETTEEPTEGFTAVKTNSHDSVEYLKVKPGKEKAAAFLEPRRYGTILGATSEFNKMEGLAVNAEDHKAYMAISYQEGSMEKQDGAVQDDIQLPKIESGVTYELNLEGSQADHGNEKIDSEYVPASMNGFVLGEDLSSPDTLGNTANPDLVANPDNLSFSEDLNTLFIGEDSDMHTNNFVWAYDVQTKKLSRILSVPVGAEATGLRAVDSMKDSNYVLSNYQHPGADLDEKEITAVDKNELEQAMKDTLGIMETGGVGYISGIPGVNKKDGHHKSHVEKQDEEREDHDSEE; encoded by the coding sequence ATGAAAAAAAGACTATCAATCGGATTATCGATGGCATTACTTGCATCTTCATCCTTAACAGCCATGGCTCACGATAACGGGGAGCACGAAAAAAAGAAAGATTCACACAAGAAAATCGAGAGTGTTGTATTCTCTTCCATGAAAGCTCCTGACACGATTAAAAACATGGTGAAAACCTATACAACAGCAACAGTGAAAGTTACTTATAAAGATGGAACAGTAAAAGAATTACCTCTTAACTACGATCAGCTCTACCTGTCAAAGGATAAAATCGTTTCAAACAAAGGAGAAATGATCCCGGCTGGAACCCCGATCGATGTGAACGGTGATCCAATCATGGATACGAGCGTTCCAACAGATCCTTCCTATTTCATCTCGGATGCTCCAGATTCAAATAGCCTTCTGACGAAAGGGAACAAGTCATTTATGATTTCCCATTTCGAATACGATTCACAGAACAATGCCGGTGAGGAGATTTCCGGTCTGCCTGCTTCCATGACCCTTTCTGAACTTGACCAGGATAAGAAATCGGGCAAGCTTTCAGTGAAAGAAGCACATAAGATTGATTTTTCAAGTGTAGACGGACTATGGAATCCGTGTAACGGTTCCACTACGGATTGGGGTACTCATCTTGGTTCAGAGGAATATGAACCGGATGCACGGGAATTTGCAAATAAAGAATCTGATGCCTACAAAGAAGTAAGCAACTTTGCCAAGTATTATTTTAACGATGAGTCCAAGGCGAATCCTTACAACTATGGATGGATTCCGGAAATTTCGGTATCTCATGATGGAGAGCCATCAGTCGTTAAACATTACAGCACCGGGCGCTTCTCCCATGAAATGATGCAGGTCCTTCCGGATAACAAGACGGCATTATTCGGAGACGACGGCGGCAATACGATGATGTTCATGTATGTAGCCGATAAAGCGGAAGATTTCTCAGCAGGAACTCTATACGCTGCCAAGTTCGAACAAACGGGTACAGAAAAAGGCGGGTCCGGTGACTTGAACTGGATTAAGCTCGGACACGGTAGCGATAAAGAAATCTCAGACATCATTGACAGCGGAGTGACATTCAATGATATTTTCGAAACAACGGAAGAACCAACAGAAGGTTTTACGGCGGTTAAGACGAATTCCCATGATTCAGTGGAATATCTAAAAGTGAAACCAGGGAAAGAAAAAGCGGCGGCTTTCTTAGAACCACGCCGATACGGCACCATCCTGGGAGCGACTTCTGAATTCAACAAAATGGAAGGTCTTGCTGTCAACGCGGAAGACCATAAAGCGTATATGGCTATCTCTTATCAAGAAGGAAGCATGGAAAAACAGGATGGAGCCGTTCAGGACGACATTCAACTTCCTAAGATTGAATCAGGTGTCACATATGAATTGAATCTTGAAGGCAGTCAAGCGGACCATGGAAATGAAAAGATTGATAGCGAATATGTCCCTGCCAGCATGAACGGATTTGTATTGGGTGAGGACCTCTCTTCTCCGGACACACTCGGAAACACAGCAAACCCTGATCTAGTAGCAAACCCTGACAATCTGAGCTTCTCAGAAGATCTGAATACACTCTTCATCGGAGAAGACAGCGACATGCACACGAACAACTTCGTGTGGGCGTACGATGTACAAACGAAAAAGCTTTCCAGAATCCTTTCCGTCCCGGTCGGAGCAGAAGCAACGGGATTAAGAGCGGTGGATTCAATGAAAGATTCGAATTATGTCCTAAGTAACTATCAACATCCTGGAGCAGATCTTGATGAAAAAGAAATCACAGCAGTCGATAAAAACGAATTGGAACAAGCGATGAAAGATACACTGGGCATCATGGAAACGGGTGGAGTCGGCTATATCTCCGGCATTCCTGGTGTGAACAAGAAAGATGGACACCACAAGAGCCATGTTGAGAAGCAAGATGAAGAGCGCGAAGATCACGATTCAGAAGAATAA
- a CDS encoding DUF3953 domain-containing protein: MLRILGSVFSLAGFVLATFVLVMQEYQWIELMMLMLGLSIGIMGIEEILRDHKGRGWVLLLTGLLCLYSSIQGFLFFH; this comes from the coding sequence GTGTTAAGGATATTAGGCAGTGTTTTCTCTTTGGCGGGTTTCGTCCTGGCCACCTTTGTACTGGTGATGCAGGAATATCAATGGATTGAACTCATGATGTTAATGCTTGGTCTATCCATAGGAATCATGGGGATAGAAGAAATTTTGAGGGATCATAAGGGGAGGGGATGGGTATTACTCTTAACCGGTTTACTTTGCCTCTACTCTTCTATTCAAGGATTCTTATTCTTCCATTAA
- a CDS encoding YdcF family protein → MYISKINQEHLTYDQMTQLLFSSIHDDQLKGDCIFVAGSSKAVKYRLPKAVELYKQGRAGKILFSGGVKWQGNEYTEAEELKRGAISLGVPEKDILIETVSLHTLENVLASLLVLNREFHLHNTRRLLVVTTSYHMRRLHLTLKTYMPEWISFTLCPVDDDNTNEDNWFLSETGVKRVQGETGKLIRYVKQGALKDEDVDIHLNKGANI, encoded by the coding sequence ATGTACATCTCTAAAATAAATCAAGAACATCTCACATATGACCAAATGACACAACTATTATTCTCCTCTATTCATGACGATCAATTAAAAGGGGATTGTATCTTTGTTGCAGGAAGCAGCAAAGCAGTGAAGTACCGATTGCCGAAAGCGGTAGAGCTTTACAAACAGGGAAGAGCCGGTAAGATCTTGTTTTCCGGTGGTGTGAAGTGGCAGGGAAATGAATATACAGAAGCCGAAGAATTAAAAAGGGGAGCCATCTCACTAGGGGTTCCGGAAAAAGATATCTTAATCGAAACAGTTTCCCTACATACTTTAGAGAATGTACTTGCTTCCCTTCTTGTCCTAAACCGGGAATTTCATCTGCACAATACCCGGCGCCTGCTCGTCGTGACGACTTCCTATCATATGAGAAGGCTTCACCTTACACTGAAAACGTATATGCCGGAATGGATTTCCTTCACCCTATGCCCTGTGGATGATGACAATACCAACGAAGATAATTGGTTTCTGAGTGAAACAGGTGTCAAACGCGTCCAAGGGGAAACGGGGAAATTGATTCGGTACGTGAAGCAGGGAGCTTTGAAGGATGAAGATGTGGATATTCATTTAAATAAAGGAGCGAATATATGA
- a CDS encoding SE1832 family protein: protein MTKEELEYKVNEVKLDYIRIQGDLEKLESFGRNTDIQQRKLDELETELSDLRKQLEAIDV from the coding sequence GTGACGAAAGAAGAATTGGAATACAAAGTAAACGAAGTGAAATTGGACTATATCCGTATTCAGGGGGACCTTGAGAAGCTCGAGTCCTTCGGCAGAAACACGGATATTCAGCAAAGGAAACTAGACGAACTCGAGACTGAGCTTTCAGATCTGCGCAAACAGCTGGAAGCGATCGATGTTTGA
- a CDS encoding TetR/AcrR family transcriptional regulator has translation MGNKKKQTDPRILRTRQLLKDAFVQLLQEMDLEKLTVNRLTEAATINRVTFYLHYQDISDMLDKMADEMILEISSVLGEPETDEHPDHEENIKVLERFLEHISLNGKFYKTVLATRRIPIFKERILTFFTDWLVTRIESRGEASFVQKAGIQQEIFIWYDAAAIIGTIESWLRNDMPYTPAFLARQFYLIHTRGFDHQ, from the coding sequence ATGGGTAATAAGAAGAAACAGACCGATCCTAGAATCCTTCGAACACGCCAGCTATTAAAGGACGCCTTTGTCCAATTGCTGCAAGAGATGGATCTTGAGAAATTAACCGTCAATCGGCTCACAGAAGCGGCCACCATCAATCGGGTGACGTTCTACCTGCATTATCAGGACATTTCGGATATGCTGGATAAGATGGCCGATGAGATGATCCTCGAGATTTCAAGCGTATTGGGAGAACCGGAAACGGACGAGCACCCGGATCATGAAGAAAATATCAAGGTGCTGGAGAGGTTCCTTGAACATATCTCCTTGAATGGGAAGTTTTATAAAACGGTCCTAGCGACGAGGAGAATCCCGATCTTCAAAGAGAGGATCCTCACCTTTTTTACCGACTGGCTCGTGACAAGAATTGAGAGCAGGGGAGAGGCGTCCTTCGTCCAAAAAGCCGGCATTCAGCAGGAGATCTTCATATGGTACGACGCGGCGGCAATCATCGGGACCATTGAATCGTGGCTGCGGAATGATATGCCTTATACCCCTGCTTTTCTGGCACGGCAATTTTACCTGATCCATACGAGAGGATTCGATCACCAATAA